Genomic segment of Pseudodesulfovibrio sp. JC047:
CTGCTGCCTTGGTCCAATAACCTCTCTATAATTTCTCTCTTCTCTCGGTTAAGCTGTTTGTGTCCCATGTGGTGTTGTCCCTCCGTTGTGGAGTTTTAGTGATAGGACAACATTTTCATGGGACATTCATTTTGGGAACTCCCCCCCCGAAAGTGTTAAGTTTGAGATTACAATCTGCGGGGGCAAAAAAAGGGCCGAAAAAAAGCCCCTTACGGTGTTTTTCCGCCCGAAGATTGGGGGCAAGAATCTGATCCAATCGATTCGGCTCCACCCTGCCAAAAGTATCATGTGCGCCTCTCTTGAGAGGGATCAGTTTCTGATAAATTTCCCGATCCCCTTATGAGAGTCGCCTCTTCGATTGGTCAGCTTCTACGCTCCCAATCAAGGGCTGGTGGTCGTCTTCGCTTGAATGGAAGAAAAGGGTCCGTCTTCGGAGGAAGAGCGGTGTTGGGGTACGGTGCACCCCAAAGCCCTTTTGGGTGAGCGGAAAGCCGAAGAATGGGGAGACCATGACGGTGATTTACACGAAGCAGGGATAGACAGACCGCATTGAGATGTTTATCTTAAAGTACAGCGTAACCAAATGGAGGGAAAATATGAGCGACAATACCAATGCCTGCAAGCAATGGCTAAACGAAGTCAACTGGGACATGATCCACGAAGATGCCGTCACCCTGTATCTGGAATGGGGAAACAACAACTACCGTGACGCCATGCGGTCACCCGTGACCACCAGCGGCGAATATTCCATCTACTTTGCCATCGATACCTGGGAAGCTCCCAAGATCGTCCTGATGAAAATGGACAATTATGGTTCGACCATTCTCTGTTCAAAAAAACTTCCCGAGGACCTGGCCAAAGAACTCCTTGACGATATCCAAAACATCAAGGGTATCCTTGAATTGACACCACCCATCAAGGAATGGCTCATGAAAGAGCTTGACGCATAACGCGAAACCCCTTTCACCAATAAAAAGACGGCCCGACGCATCTGCTGCATCGGGCCGTCTTCATATCCATCGGAAAAAGCTATTCCATACCTTCGTCTACCCAAAGGTCACCGCCGGACGCAGCGTTGCGAGCAAGATCATCGACCCGTTCATTGAACATGTGACCGGAATGGCCCTTGACCCACTTGAACGTGACGTCATGCGTCTCGATCAACGGCATGAGCCGTCGCCACAAATCCTGATTCTTGACCGGCTTCTTGGCCGCAGTCTTCCAGCCGTTGCGCTGCCAATTGGTGAGCCAGCCCTTGGTGATGGCCTGCTGCACATATTTGGAATCCGTCCACAACTGGACAGAACTGGAGCGTTTCAACGCATCAAGCCCCACGATGACAGCCAACAACTCCATACGATTGTTGGTCGTCCGTTTGTAGCCCTGGGCGAACTCTTTATAGTTGTCCGCTCCCTGACCTTTATATTCGCCATATATCATCACCGCGCCATATCCGCCGGGACCGGGATTGCCCAGGCAGGAGCCATCGGTATACATGGTGACACGCTCATTCACGGGCGTTCTCCTCTGTGTTCAATTGTTCAAGTTTTCGATAAATCTCAATGAGCACTTCCTGAATGGCCATGGGCCAATCGCCCTCGGTAAAGGACGGCACAAGGAACGTCGTCTTGAGCGACTCGATAAAATCCACGCCAAGCGCTTTTCGCATCAACGGGGGAAAACGCAATTCCACCTCCCCGATCGCCGGAGCCAACCCCATGTACATGGTCTTGCCATCCAGTTCGGGAAGCACGAAATCACCACCAAAAATCTGAATCTTGCAATCCAGACCAAATTCTTCACGCAAGGATCGGGTGAACGAAACAATGAATTTCTTCTGACTTGCATCCAGGATGCCTGTCTCGTCATAGACCGCACCGTCCTGATTCAAAACCTCCACCACATGCTTGTTGTTCATGTAGAAGGCCCAGATAACCGCAGCAAAGACCACAATCAGGGCAACTGATCGAATGGCCTTTTCCTTCGGAGATTCTCCGTGGACTCTGGGGATCGTGATTCTCATGAGACGTCTCTACCGTGCGGTCGGTTTTCATGCAAGTACGGACAGCCTAGCCCTCGCCCCGGAGCGCTTGAATCGGATCAAGCCCGGCCGCCTGTCTCGCGGGTTTCAAACCAAAAATCAATCCAATAGCCTGAGAACCGGCCAAGGCCATGAGAAATGCCTTCCACGAGAACTGAATTGTCAGGATATCCAACCGTGAAAGGAATTGTCCCAATCCCAAGCCGAGGAAAAGGCCAAGTATCCCTCCGAGTAACGTCAGGGCGCAGGCTTCGACCAGGAACTGCCCCATGATCGCGGCATTTCGCGCTCCCATCGCTTTTTTCAAACCGATCTCTTCGGCCCGCTCACTGACGGAAATCGAAAAGAGATTAGCCAACACGAATCCGCCAACCAGCATGGCAATCCCGGCAGTCACCCCGAGGAAAATACTGAGTCCGCCCTTGAACATCGACAGGAATTGCAAAACTTCGTTGGCAGTCAGAATGGAAAAATCGTCATCATCCTCGGGAGCAAGCTGGTGCAGATGCCGCAAAAGCGACCGCAAATTTTCCGTATGTGCCTCCATATAATCCGGTTCATAAAATTTTACTCGGAGCGCACGAAAATACTTTCTATCCATATTGTATCGCTGCACCAATGTGGCCAGCGGGACAATAATACGGTTGTCGATGTCTCCGCCACCGCCAGAGGTGAATCCGCGATAGGAAAGCTTGCCCACCACCTGAAACGGAATGTCGCTGATGTAAATAACCTTGCCCACGGGTGATTCGTTGCCAAACAACTCCCGGGAAACCTTGTCGCCCAAAAGCGCGATCTTGGCACCATTGGTATCATCTTCAAGCGTGATGTCCCGGCCCTCGGACAATGGCCAGTTCCATGCCGTAGCATAATTCTCCGAAGTGCCGATGATACGAACATTCTGATAGTTCTTGTTGCCCACCTTGACGGTCTGACCAAACTTGGCCCGCATGGGCACGACCAGATATGTTCCAGGCAGGGATTCCCGAATGCGCTGCGCATCCTCACGACTCAGGGTCAATGTCCGCATTCCCACGGCGCGCTGCTTGAAATTGCCGCCAAAGACCAATGCCGAATCCGGACCAAACATCTCGACGATTTCCACGGCTTTTCTATTCGCACCGTCAACCGCAGTGACGATCAACGTCAAACTGGCGATGCCGAATGCGACACCTAGGATCACGAAAAAAGAACGCAGTTTGAACGCCCAGACCGCTT
This window contains:
- a CDS encoding DVU0772 family protein; amino-acid sequence: MSDNTNACKQWLNEVNWDMIHEDAVTLYLEWGNNNYRDAMRSPVTTSGEYSIYFAIDTWEAPKIVLMKMDNYGSTILCSKKLPEDLAKELLDDIQNIKGILELTPPIKEWLMKELDA
- a CDS encoding ABC transporter permease is translated as MIRRIARIASMGFEAVWAFKLRSFFVILGVAFGIASLTLIVTAVDGANRKAVEIVEMFGPDSALVFGGNFKQRAVGMRTLTLSREDAQRIRESLPGTYLVVPMRAKFGQTVKVGNKNYQNVRIIGTSENYATAWNWPLSEGRDITLEDDTNGAKIALLGDKVSRELFGNESPVGKVIYISDIPFQVVGKLSYRGFTSGGGGDIDNRIIVPLATLVQRYNMDRKYFRALRVKFYEPDYMEAHTENLRSLLRHLHQLAPEDDDDFSILTANEVLQFLSMFKGGLSIFLGVTAGIAMLVGGFVLANLFSISVSERAEEIGLKKAMGARNAAIMGQFLVEACALTLLGGILGLFLGLGLGQFLSRLDILTIQFSWKAFLMALAGSQAIGLIFGLKPARQAAGLDPIQALRGEG
- the rnhA gene encoding ribonuclease HI, whose product is MNERVTMYTDGSCLGNPGPGGYGAVMIYGEYKGQGADNYKEFAQGYKRTTNNRMELLAVIVGLDALKRSSSVQLWTDSKYVQQAITKGWLTNWQRNGWKTAAKKPVKNQDLWRRLMPLIETHDVTFKWVKGHSGHMFNERVDDLARNAASGGDLWVDEGME